The [Pseudomonas] carboxydohydrogena genome includes a window with the following:
- a CDS encoding SDR family NAD(P)-dependent oxidoreductase, giving the protein MTKENIDNTNTKIALITGGSRGLGHNTALSLARKGVDVIITYHANQAEADTTVAAIGKLGRNAAALQLDTGAIKTFPDFAARLKAALKDNRGASRFDYLVNNAGIGISKPFAETTEADFDLMMNINLKGVYFLTQTLLPLIADGGRIVNLSSGLARFSMPGYSAYGATKGAIEVLTHFLAKELGPRQIAVNTVAPGAIETDFGGGYIRDNAGINREVANLTALGRVGVPDDIGPMIASLLSEDNRWINGQRIEVSGGIFV; this is encoded by the coding sequence ATGACTAAAGAAAACATCGATAATACAAATACTAAGATCGCCCTCATCACTGGTGGCAGCCGTGGGCTCGGCCACAACACCGCGTTGAGCCTTGCCCGGAAGGGCGTGGATGTCATCATCACCTATCACGCGAATCAGGCAGAGGCGGATACCACCGTCGCGGCCATCGGAAAGCTGGGCCGCAACGCCGCCGCGTTGCAACTCGACACCGGCGCGATCAAGACCTTCCCCGACTTCGCCGCACGCCTGAAAGCCGCCCTCAAGGACAATCGGGGCGCATCGCGGTTCGATTATCTCGTCAACAATGCGGGCATCGGCATCAGCAAACCGTTCGCGGAAACCACGGAGGCCGATTTCGACCTCATGATGAACATCAACCTGAAGGGCGTGTACTTCCTGACGCAGACGCTGCTGCCGCTGATCGCGGACGGCGGACGCATCGTCAACCTGTCGAGCGGCCTCGCCCGCTTCAGCATGCCGGGTTACTCCGCCTATGGCGCGACCAAGGGCGCGATCGAAGTGCTGACGCACTTTCTCGCCAAGGAACTCGGGCCACGGCAAATCGCGGTCAACACGGTTGCGCCCGGCGCCATCGAGACCGATTTCGGCGGCGGTTACATCCGCGACAATGCCGGCATCAACCGCGAGGTGGCGAACCTCACCGCGCTCGGCCGCGTCGGCGTGCCCGACGACATCGGGCCGATGATCGCCTCGCTGCTGTCCGAGGACAATCGCTGGATCAATGGCCAGCGTATCGAAGTCTCGGGCGGTATCTTCGTCTGA
- a CDS encoding MFS transporter → MTAITSEVRDDHKVHSNVARLAVAQALTGANTAVIFATGSIVGAAIAPNMSLATLPLSIYVVGMAVGTLPTGWVSRTYGRRIAFLIGAGFGAICGALAAIAIILKSFPLFCIATFCGGLYASVALSYRFAAADGASEAFRPKAISWVLAGGIFAGVLGPQLVQWTMDFWAPHLFAASFVIQAAVALVAMAVLSTVHAPRPAKTDLHRGRPLTAIIGQRDFIAAALCGTVAYTMMNLVMTSAPLAMRLCGLPISDSNFGIQWHIVAMYGPSFFTGSLIARFGAPVIVAIGLALEATAAAIGMSGITPMHFWVMLIVLGMGWNFGFIGASALVVQTHRPEERNKVQAFNDFLVFGMMAIGSFASGQLLADFGWTIVNAVVFPPVAVALICLGVAHVMRRRAPSL, encoded by the coding sequence ATGACAGCGATCACCAGCGAAGTTCGTGACGACCACAAGGTCCATTCAAATGTGGCCCGTCTGGCGGTCGCCCAGGCACTGACCGGCGCGAACACCGCCGTGATCTTCGCCACCGGCTCGATCGTCGGGGCCGCGATCGCGCCCAACATGTCGCTGGCGACATTGCCGCTGTCGATCTACGTGGTCGGCATGGCGGTGGGCACGCTGCCGACCGGATGGGTGTCGCGCACCTATGGCCGCCGCATCGCCTTCCTGATCGGGGCGGGTTTCGGTGCGATCTGCGGCGCGCTGGCGGCGATCGCCATCATTCTGAAATCATTTCCGCTGTTCTGCATCGCCACTTTCTGCGGCGGTCTTTACGCCTCCGTGGCGCTTTCCTATCGCTTCGCGGCCGCCGACGGGGCGAGCGAAGCCTTCCGCCCGAAGGCGATCTCATGGGTGCTCGCGGGCGGCATCTTCGCGGGCGTGCTCGGCCCGCAGCTCGTGCAATGGACGATGGACTTCTGGGCGCCGCATCTGTTCGCGGCGAGTTTCGTCATCCAGGCTGCCGTCGCACTGGTGGCGATGGCGGTTTTGTCCACCGTGCATGCGCCGCGCCCCGCCAAAACCGATCTTCATCGCGGCCGTCCGCTCACCGCGATCATCGGCCAGCGCGATTTCATCGCCGCTGCTTTGTGCGGCACCGTGGCCTATACCATGATGAATCTGGTGATGACCTCCGCCCCGCTGGCGATGCGCTTGTGCGGATTGCCGATCAGCGATTCCAATTTCGGCATTCAGTGGCACATCGTGGCGATGTACGGGCCGAGCTTCTTCACAGGCTCCCTGATCGCGCGGTTTGGCGCGCCGGTGATCGTGGCGATCGGACTCGCGCTTGAAGCGACAGCGGCCGCCATCGGCATGTCGGGCATCACGCCGATGCATTTCTGGGTGATGCTGATCGTGCTCGGGATGGGGTGGAATTTCGGCTTCATCGGCGCATCCGCGCTGGTGGTGCAGACTCACCGGCCCGAGGAACGCAACAAGGTGCAGGCGTTCAACGACTTTCTGGTGTTCGGGATGATGGCGATCGGCTCGTTCGCCTCGGGGCAATTGCTGGCCGATTTCGGCTGGACCATCGTCAATGCCGTGGTGTTTCCGCCGGTCGCGGTGGCGCTGATCTGCCTCGGCGTTGCCCACGTCATGCGCCGCCGCGCGCCTTCGCTTTAG